Proteins from one Solidesulfovibrio sp. genomic window:
- a CDS encoding glycosyltransferase family 1 protein, which translates to MRVGLDLHTLSGLMQGSRTYMANLAARLPAAAPDIGFVFYAVDPDAPEIRQLAGDAANVVFRPIPGGRLARLVWPFPGRAAREVDILHCQYIGPLLDGPATVLSIHDILHETMPEHFPRGLGSLMRRLYPVAARRAGLVLTISDFSRQAIMSRYGVAPGRIAFAHLAPGEDFAPVTDPGRLAAMRRRLGLPAGPYVLYLGRMEPRKNLPTLVAAHRLLRRRLGAAAPHLVLAGGKDRLFAAFHERLRREGSMVGVLFTGSVPSGELAALLSGAAAFAYPSFGEGFGLPVVEAMACGTPVVASTAPAVPEAAGGAALLVDPADPVGLAEALLRVVTDAALAATLRAKGLARARELGWEAAVSLAVAAYRHLGAQRARRPRE; encoded by the coding sequence GTGAGGGTCGGCCTCGACCTCCACACGCTGTCCGGGCTCATGCAGGGCTCGCGCACCTACATGGCCAACCTGGCCGCCCGGCTTCCGGCGGCCGCGCCGGACATCGGCTTCGTCTTCTACGCCGTGGACCCCGATGCGCCCGAGATCCGCCAACTGGCCGGCGACGCGGCCAACGTCGTCTTCCGGCCCATCCCCGGCGGCCGTCTCGCCCGCCTGGTCTGGCCCTTTCCCGGCCGGGCCGCCCGGGAGGTGGACATCCTGCATTGCCAGTACATCGGCCCCTTGCTCGACGGCCCGGCCACGGTGCTGTCCATCCACGACATCCTGCACGAGACCATGCCCGAGCATTTTCCGCGCGGCCTGGGTTCGCTCATGCGCCGGCTCTACCCCGTCGCCGCCCGCCGGGCCGGCCTGGTCCTCACCATTTCGGATTTCAGCCGCCAGGCCATCATGTCCCGCTACGGCGTCGCGCCCGGCCGGATCGCCTTCGCCCACCTCGCCCCGGGGGAGGATTTCGCCCCGGTGACGGACCCAGGTCGCCTGGCGGCCATGCGCCGCCGCCTGGGCCTGCCGGCGGGGCCGTACGTCCTGTATCTGGGGCGCATGGAGCCGCGCAAAAACCTGCCCACGCTGGTGGCGGCCCATCGCCTCCTGCGGCGGCGACTGGGCGCCGCCGCCCCCCATCTGGTGCTGGCCGGGGGCAAGGATCGGCTGTTCGCCGCCTTTCACGAGCGCCTCCGGCGCGAGGGATCGATGGTGGGCGTTCTTTTCACGGGTTCCGTGCCGTCGGGGGAGTTGGCGGCGCTGTTGAGCGGCGCGGCGGCCTTCGCCTATCCGAGCTTCGGCGAAGGTTTCGGCCTGCCCGTGGTGGAGGCCATGGCCTGCGGCACGCCGGTGGTGGCCTCGACGGCCCCGGCCGTGCCCGAGGCGGCCGGCGGAGCGGCCCTGCTGGTCGACCCGGCCGACCCGGTCGGCCTGGCCGAGGCGCTTTTGCGGGTGGTCACGGACGCGGCCCTGGCCGCCACACTGCGGGCCAAGGGCCTGGCCCGGGCCCGGGAACTCGGCTGGGAGGCGGCCGTTTCCCTGGCCGTGGCCGCCTATCGCCACCTCGGCGCCCAACGGGCGCGACGGCCCCGGGAATGA
- a CDS encoding glycosyltransferase — MAGFDLAVVVPAYNAAATLPATLAGLAGQTYDAGRVAVVVVDDGSTDETASVAAAWGATVIRQRNRGPAAARNAGAAAAPGEILVFTDADCRPDPDFLAAITAPLAADTGVAGVQGAYRTDQASLVARFAQVEFEDRYRFAARFACLDLVATYAAAYRREVFEAAGGFDGAFTKADNEDTELSYRLCRLGHRLVFAPNARVAHRHPATLWRYLRTKAGRAYWRFAACRQHPEKLLRDGYTPPTARVQTALAGLLAAGLALWPFSSAAGWLALSCGLGILASSLPFARFAAGRDPAVAWVAPPLVLGRSLAFAAGAGLAVAARLAEGVRTRRGRGGRP; from the coding sequence GTGGCCGGGTTCGACCTCGCCGTGGTGGTCCCGGCCTACAACGCCGCCGCCACCTTGCCGGCGACCCTGGCCGGCCTGGCCGGCCAGACCTACGACGCGGGCCGGGTGGCCGTGGTGGTGGTGGACGACGGTTCCACCGACGAGACCGCCAGCGTGGCCGCCGCCTGGGGGGCCACGGTGATACGGCAGCGCAACCGGGGGCCGGCGGCCGCCCGCAACGCCGGTGCCGCCGCCGCGCCCGGCGAAATCCTGGTGTTCACCGACGCGGACTGCCGGCCCGACCCGGATTTTCTGGCGGCCATCACCGCGCCCCTTGCCGCCGACACGGGCGTGGCCGGGGTCCAGGGCGCCTACCGCACGGACCAGGCCTCGCTGGTCGCCCGTTTCGCCCAGGTCGAGTTCGAGGACCGCTACCGCTTTGCCGCGCGCTTTGCCTGCCTGGACCTGGTGGCCACCTACGCCGCCGCCTACCGCCGGGAGGTCTTCGAGGCGGCCGGCGGCTTCGACGGCGCCTTCACCAAGGCCGACAACGAGGATACGGAACTGTCCTACCGGCTGTGCCGGCTGGGGCACCGGCTGGTGTTCGCGCCGAACGCCCGGGTGGCCCACCGCCACCCGGCCACGCTTTGGCGCTACCTGCGCACCAAGGCCGGCCGGGCCTACTGGCGGTTCGCCGCCTGCCGCCAGCACCCGGAAAAACTCTTGCGCGACGGCTACACGCCCCCAACGGCGCGGGTGCAAACGGCCCTGGCCGGGTTGCTCGCGGCCGGCCTGGCCCTGTGGCCGTTTTCGTCCGCCGCCGGCTGGCTGGCGTTGAGCTGTGGCCTGGGCATCCTGGCTTCGAGCTTGCCCTTTGCCCGTTTCGCCGCCGGGCGCGATCCGGCCGTGGCCTGGGTGGCGCCGCCGCTGGTGCTGGGGCGTTCCCTGGCCTTCGCCGCCGGGGCGGGCCTGGCCGTGGCCGCGCGCCTGGCCGAGGGGGTACGGACGCGTCGCGGCCGGGGAGGGCGGCCGTGA
- a CDS encoding B12-binding domain-containing radical SAM protein: MLSVLFLNPPFLPRFSRPQRSPAVTKSATLYYPLFLAQAAAVAAADGFAVDVCDAPADGLDLAAVTARAQTRRPALAVLDTSTPSIDADIAAAAALRAAVPGLFTVLVGPHASALPGEVLSAVPGAVCAVARREYDLTVLELARVLDSGPATPARLATIDGLSFRDGQGRLRHNPDRPYLDDLGRLPPVAPIYKQFLNIDEYFNPNAKPPMVTLATSRGCPYRCSFCLHPQTLTGRTARYRPIEAVLDEVAWCLDHFPGLRTVFFEDDTLTADRARCREFCAAIVRRGLVFDWTANSRADLPAALLAAMAKAGCRQVCVGFESADETALSAMKKGLSPARMERFRAEAKAVGIRVHGCFLFGLPGDTRASILRTIDFAVKLNPDTAQFYPVMVYPGTEAYEDYRQRGFIEAAAWRDWLTPAGLHTCVVRNETLSPAELVRLCDLARRRFYLRPSFLARRALAAAVSPGELARTTRAAKVFVRHLLAGSGV; the protein is encoded by the coding sequence ATGCTCTCGGTCCTTTTTCTCAACCCGCCCTTTCTGCCGCGTTTTTCGCGGCCCCAGCGCTCGCCGGCCGTGACCAAGTCCGCCACGCTCTACTATCCGCTGTTTCTGGCCCAGGCCGCGGCCGTGGCTGCGGCCGACGGCTTCGCCGTGGACGTCTGCGACGCCCCGGCCGACGGCCTGGACCTGGCCGCCGTGACCGCCCGGGCGCAAACGCGGCGCCCGGCCCTGGCCGTCCTCGACACCTCGACGCCGAGCATCGACGCCGACATCGCCGCCGCCGCCGCCCTGCGCGCTGCCGTGCCGGGGCTTTTCACCGTGCTGGTCGGCCCGCACGCCTCGGCCCTGCCCGGCGAGGTCCTTTCCGCCGTGCCCGGGGCGGTCTGCGCCGTGGCCCGGCGCGAATACGACCTGACCGTGCTGGAACTGGCCCGGGTCCTGGACAGCGGCCCGGCCACGCCGGCCCGCCTGGCCACGATCGACGGCCTGTCTTTTCGGGATGGCCAGGGCCGGCTGCGCCACAATCCCGACCGGCCCTATCTGGACGACCTGGGCCGGCTGCCGCCGGTTGCCCCCATCTATAAGCAATTCCTCAATATCGACGAATACTTCAATCCCAACGCCAAGCCGCCCATGGTGACGCTTGCCACCTCGCGCGGCTGCCCCTACCGCTGTTCGTTCTGCCTGCATCCGCAGACGCTGACCGGACGGACGGCGCGTTACCGCCCCATCGAGGCCGTGCTCGACGAGGTGGCCTGGTGCCTGGACCATTTCCCGGGCCTGCGCACGGTGTTTTTCGAGGACGATACCCTCACGGCCGACCGGGCCCGCTGCCGGGAATTTTGCGCCGCTATCGTGCGCCGGGGCCTGGTTTTCGACTGGACGGCCAACAGCCGGGCCGACCTGCCGGCCGCGCTGCTCGCCGCCATGGCCAAGGCCGGCTGCCGGCAGGTCTGCGTGGGCTTCGAATCCGCCGACGAAACGGCCCTTTCCGCCATGAAAAAAGGACTGTCCCCGGCGCGCATGGAGCGCTTCCGGGCCGAGGCCAAAGCCGTCGGCATCCGGGTCCACGGCTGCTTCCTCTTCGGCTTGCCCGGCGACACGCGGGCGTCCATCCTGCGTACCATCGATTTCGCCGTCAAACTCAATCCGGATACCGCCCAGTTCTATCCGGTCATGGTCTATCCCGGCACCGAGGCCTACGAGGACTACCGGCAGCGGGGATTTATCGAGGCCGCCGCCTGGCGCGACTGGCTGACCCCGGCCGGGCTGCACACCTGCGTGGTGCGCAACGAGACGCTTTCCCCGGCCGAGCTGGTGCGCCTGTGCGACCTGGCCCGCCGCCGCTTCTACCTGCGGCCGTCGTTTCTGGCCCGCCGGGCCCTGGCCGCCGCCGTCTCGCCCGGCGAGCTGGCCCGCACGACCCGGGCGGCGAAAGTCTTCGTGCGCCACCTGCTGGCCGGCTCCGGAGTCTAG
- a CDS encoding MucR family transcriptional regulator, producing MEEYLQSALEIVKAQAGSRPMTEDEILSMIKSVAGGIAGLVGGQALPVGEDAALPAQDPKKAIKEASIVCLECGKSFKVITKKHLASHGLTAEEYRAKYGYKKTQALACKSLARERRAKMKDMKLWERRKKAD from the coding sequence ATGGAAGAATATCTGCAAAGCGCTCTTGAGATTGTGAAGGCCCAGGCCGGATCCCGGCCCATGACCGAAGACGAGATTTTGAGCATGATCAAGTCCGTGGCCGGCGGTATTGCCGGACTCGTCGGCGGACAGGCACTGCCCGTTGGTGAAGATGCGGCACTGCCGGCCCAGGACCCGAAAAAGGCCATCAAGGAAGCGTCCATCGTTTGCTTGGAGTGCGGCAAGTCCTTCAAGGTCATCACCAAGAAGCATCTCGCTTCCCATGGTCTCACTGCCGAGGAATATCGCGCCAAGTACGGCTACAAAAAAACCCAGGCCCTGGCTTGCAAGTCCCTGGCCCGGGAGCGCCGTGCCAAGATGAAGGACATGAAGCTCTGGGAACGGCGTAAGAAAGCCGATTAA